Below is a window of Arabidopsis thaliana chromosome 2, partial sequence DNA.
GAGGTAAACAGAGATGCTGGAATGATGAACACCTTATGCAGCAAAATTCTAAACTTGATAAGAATTCAGTGCAAGACTCGCACACCTCACAAACAAAGGGTTCCAAATTGTGACACCAAATTCGAGTCTATTAGATTAAACACATGCCTTATACAGAATGATGTAATGTGAAGAAACAACACAAtttcaaggaaacaaaactaccACACATATATTACTTCAGAACCTCATGGTTAAGATACAGCAAATCAGTAACTATACTATCACAAAGAATACTTAAACCGCCTGCACTTAAGGTGGCTAAGAAAATTCAAACCATCACCGGTGAATATGTTACTGAAGTAATGAACCATAGCGTCGCAACATGAAAGTTTGTGATCAAAAAGTTACCATTCATAGTCATTTTTATCGCCTTCAGAATTGAGAAAATCATCAGGAGCAGCCTTCCGAGATGGTGGAGCACCACTTGAGATGTTAAACACCGGCGAAGTTCCATGCTTTGAACCTAAATAGACCAAACCCCATCAATAACTAATCAACCTCCAAGCTCAAATCAGAAACCTGATTCcacaaaattagaaagaaagaaaacatattacaTACCTAATGGAGTTTCAAACTCATCAGGGTTAttgttaagaagaagattatccTGCTCTTTCTCACGGCGTCTCAtctcaagaaacaaagaaagctcttcatctttctcagCCATCATAGAAGCCCTAAGCTGTTGCCTTTGTCTCTCTGCTGAATCCAGCAATAGAGACTCTTTTGCCCTAAAACTTCGATTCATTGCTCACCAAACTTTACAACAGATCAAAGAGATACACTAACTTAGCTTCCAATTTACTCCCAACGGATAATAATTATCCTATAAtctttaaaaagttaaataattgTCCTAAAATTTAAGAACCCCAAAAcgaaaaatcgaaactttcaCAAGCTTAACTTGCAACACATTTTTCAGAAATTTCCCATTTTGAAAGTTAGTATAAAAAAGGGGAAAGTTAGCTTTTTTAATAGAAGGAAGACACGAGCTTTCTTCTCAAAGAAACCGCCATTATCGAGGAACGGAGCTCAAGACCCTAGCCCAACTACAGTTAACGGAGAAAAAAACCCAGAAgcagaagaaataaaaaaaaactaacagagaaagagagagattttgggaGATCGAGGGAGAGAGATTGAGGAATTgggagagagaaaagagaaagtgtGAAGACGAGTGGCATTGAGTGTAAATACTGAGCTTTGTGATCGGTTAAATTGGAAACTTTTTCATaagttcaaaagaaaaaaagtttattttttgggtttgatgagaagaaaaattcaGTGACGGGACATGACATCTGGACTGGTACCTAATGTGTTATCAATTGTTTCTATCGCTTGAAGCCTAAGGATTCTCAATGATTATTCcgatgtttttttgtttgtattttaagATTATATTGTCAGAGTTTTATATTCTTCAACCATTGAAACACGACTTACTCGAAATTGATCAATGATTCTTGAGTTTATTGTATTGTAATCACGTTTGTTGAACcatataaagaaatattgtTCGGAGTGGTAAGACCTTTGTTTGAATCCTAATTATTAAAGTTGAACACTATATAGACCtaactaataaatttatttcaattggaaattagttttttcataCATTATTAGGTCTTAATCTGTCATTAAGTACCTACTGATTAGGTAACATACTAAAATTTCTAGTTTTGGCAATGATTTTAAGCTTAAATattctaagaaaaatataaatttttaagcTCATTATTGGCAATTGTGTTTTGGGAGGGGTTGACATTTTGAAAAGTTGGTGGATCggattgttgttgttcagtTGGTTAGTAACTCACTTAAAACACTATTGAGTTATGAAGTCTAATGTTTGATCCGAAGATCGGGCCGGGCATTAATCGATATAAGCTAAAAGAAAGGGTGATATATTGTCATAGTTCGAGTGTCTTTTGGTTAAAATTCCGGTTTAGAATGCTCAAACGAAGTACTAACTATTTTGGTATCACTTTGTTAGACAAGTTTGGAGGAAGGAGTGATAGTGCGTGATGTTTGTTGTCACTATATTGCAACATttctcaacatttttgttgtaataTACGATAAACTGTGTGGTTGTGTGAAACATCATTTGGATTTCTTGACTAAGGATCGGATTTGCCGTCGTAGATGGAGAGCTAAGTTTGATTAATAGTTTAAAACTTAATATTCCACTAGATTTATATGATTGTGATTAGTGTCGTACACACTGGTCGAGACTTGTAGGGCAAAATCCTAAATTTTAGATGTTGCTAATTTGGAATACACTGCACCTTCATTTGTCTTCCCTAGGCTCAAGCCTACAAGTCAAGAGATTAGCCTCTGTACCTCTATCTCTAGTATGTATACCCgtgtaatcttcttcttgaggaaaaaagaaaaagctcaTATAAGAACttctatgaagaaaaaaggtttacATAACTTAATCTgatgaaagagacaaaaaaattcaatggtCCAGTAAGACAAGATAATATAAAAGGACAGATATTTCTCCTACGATTTATATGGTCAAGGGCATGTACAATGTCATTGTCACCACCATCACATAACTGATGAACACCATCATGTTGAAAACAAAGTGTTTGGAGAAGACAAAGCCAGTAGTTGTCAAAATGGTACAGAGAATTTTGTCATAAATGAAGTATTATGACACGAAAACGTTGAAGATAGATTTGATCATGTGGTGTATTTCctaaaaaaaggaatataaGTTACTTCAAAATCCTTACAATCACACAATCTTTAATATGTCAATTACATCTaatgatatgaaaatgtaTCCTCTTCTATATAAAGATTAAAGAGTAAacaatataaatgaaaatgtatCCTCATGAGTCATGATTCAAGAATAACATCAACCATATCAGTGTTGTAATGTTTCTAATCTAACACATCTTATGTCCACCACAGTCCAAATTAAGCCAAGTGCAAACTGCTTAATGACATCAACTCCAACAAGCAGTCGATTCTTGCGAGCCCGACAAACCCCATCAGGCCCAAgtagttgttttctttcaattgTTTAGTTTGATATTAATGTgacctctgtttttttatccttttcgaccatcaattatttttcctGCTTAGACAAAGTAAGTTTGTaatggttttgaatcgtttttgtatgaaatattttttctcacGAAGAACAAAATTCTTAATGCTCaacagaaaaatcaaattcaaatgttACAAAGTATCGTACATAATTTCCTTATATATACCATATTACACACACAAAGAGAGCAAGAATTTGCTATTTTATGATGACTGAGAATATAAGGTACAAGAAGTTTACAAGAAAAAGTAGTGAAATCATAAATTTACTCAGTCACAGCAGAGCTAATCACTTTAAACCTCTTCATATGCCATtttaatcccaaaaaaaacttataggTTTGATAGTTCATGTTTTGATATGAAATTGGCCATTTGTCCCCTTTCAAATAACTATGCTTCTTTTTAGTCCTTTTTGTGCAAAAGCTCTTTCGTCTTCTTAAGATCTTTGCTTTCTAGTGGTATATGAATGCCGAAATAGTTTGCCTGGGTTTTAGATCATGATCTCATGTATCAACATTTATTTTACTGCAGTTTCTGTTTGCTTTTTGATGGAAATGAATATTGTCACAACGTAGAAATTTTCTATGCTAGAGTTCTCTAATACACAGCCTAGTGAAAAGTCACTAGAAAACAACTGTATTTAACATGTCATACCAAATTGCATCACTATGTGACGAAATTACTTACTCCAAGTTGCAACAATCTAACCACAAGCCTTCATTTATTATCAAGGTCACATGAGAAAAGTCTCTAAATAGAATCAAACCAGAAGTAATCTAATACTgtatcaattattattataatcatTAGAGAGATTGCAGTAGAGACACATTGaaaaagactcaaaaccaTAACTAAAATAACCCCAATAGAGATGGGTTTGCTCCCACGGATTATTCTAACGACAATCATCATTGcaatacaaaaactaaacatttaCTTTATATCATAGCTTGAACCGGACAGATTCAAAATTCTCAAACCGGCCGGTCCAActaagaagaaacaatttgaTTCCGGTTCATTAAGCTCTAGTTCCGGCAGCACCACCACCATCGTGACCGTTCTTCCCACCGTGAAAGCCCGACGAGAAACTAGTATTGAGATCAGAATACATGTTAACAACCTTGGAAATGTTTCCGTTGAGTTCTTGAATCAAAGCAACGTTCTTCGACATGTTATCAGCCATTCTCGATTGGTGATTGTCGTTGACTTGTTGAATCAGTGATCTGTTTCTGTCTAAAACTGATTGCACTTGTCTGAAATTCCGGTCAAGATTCTCCCACATCGCCGGATCCTCTCCCTGCTCTGCCTCCTCCGCCACGTTCCTCCGCCGTTTCGTCTCGCCGTTCCTCttcataataatttttaattgtgtttttctctctttttgattTTCGTCAAAGTCGAGAGAAATCAGATATTTATAGTAAATATCTTCTGAGTAGAATCGGACACCGAGGCGAGTAAGTTCTGTTTCATCACCACTTGATTAACAAGAGCGTGTATCTCACGTAGACGTATCTATCTGATATCAAAGAACACGCGCGTGAGTGAAGCTGTGAAGTGATTGGGTAGAGGAATAAAAAGTACATATCTTTTTATGCACTTTTcttggatttatttttaattaaaccaTGGAGAGAGATAAGGATCTTATTGTAGAAATATCTAAAGATATTTATTGTAAAGTGaatataaagtaaaatatgaataaaatagGGAAAAAGGTATATGGTGTACGACTTGCCACGGTGCAGCAGGAACCAAATTCCTATACGCATGATCTCATGTTTAATGAATTGTAGTGTTTCACATCTAATTAGTTCCAAGTTTAGATAAACATTACAAAGAGTGTTAGATTCTTTAGAgaacaaacaagaagaagaatctctaAGAAACTTTCTTTAGTTAATTCCAAGCTTCATGTTATGCAAGACAAGAGCTACAATAATCCgcaagatatttttttgtagtatGATCAGAATTTGGTTCCCGGAACCTGGGCACTAactaccaaaatcaaaattccaaAGAACCATAGTGAAACCATGATTCTCCTCCCAACTTTTTCTTCCattacaaagaacaaaactttatttcactttttttggCCCTTCCCTTTCGACTGTTATATATGATACAATCATCCTATAATGATAATGATTAAGATGATGAATTGCATAAATGATTCTAAAAATCATGAGTCATGACAATGGTGATGCACAAACAACTCGATGCTGAGAAGCAATAAGAGTATAGGGACCTCAATTCATTTCAGTCACCAATGAGTAATGatgaaaaacatttaatttatttttggcaATACAGTTCTTAACCGCAACATTTTCCAAACTGTTTCACAAATGAATCCACTAACTGGAAAAACATGTGCCAGATTTTACTTAGAACGACCTTTTATGACACAATGCAATCTTGCAATAAGAGCTAAATGCGCTAAAACTTAAGCTGGCTTCTCAAAGATAAAGAAGCAGATAGGAAAACCAATAGAAATGGTAATTCTGCAACATCTAAATGGGTTGGTAAGTGGAAAGATTCAGAAGTGGACTCACAATGGCTCTAACTTGAATCCAAGTTCATAGAAGTACGAGTGGTAATCTTTATTACTACCATTCATATTGAATGCTTATTTGGTGAATACCCATAAATGAAGCAATGTCACCTTCTCGAGATATATGGGAATAAGGTTCAAATTCGTCGCAAATGTAATGTTTCTCGACCATTATGCGTTACTTGCGAAAACCATTGTCAAGGTAAAACATTTACGATAGACAACTGCATATTATATGTTATGTGGAATGTGTTTGATTCTTCCTTcaaaaaaacttgtaatttcTCTTTTAGTAGACTTATTGATCTGTTAAGGGTTGGCTTTGATGATTTAGAGTGATAAAGATAATTACCGCAGGAAATCATGAGGGGCAGAGAGATAGAAACATGATAGAAATAGGTTACtagtgaagaaacaaaaaaaaaaagtctaatAAACAAACTAAGAATCAGAGTCCTCTGGATCTTCCACTGATGATTCcgcttgctcttcttcttctcccactgcattatcatcaaaattgtttatctctttttctagAAAACACAACGTAGAATAGGAAGatgaaacacacacaaaccTTCGAATTCTAGTTCCCTAAGAATGGCATTAAACTGATTTCTCAACTCGCGCAATTCCACAAGAGCTCTTTGAATCCTTTGAATGAGATGATTTTCTGCCGGAGGAGCTGCATCGGCGGCGATCACCACCGGACGGCGCTGAGAAGCTGACGGAGAAGCTTCGTCGTATAATGGAGGATCAACAACAACTGGTTTTGGAACAGCATCACTCTCTTCCATCTACAACAACAATgacaaattcaaacaaaatgtgtaagctttttcaaaaaagCTGTGAGAccccaaatatcaaaatcacatCTTTAATAGACCTAATTTCATCAACAGAAATAGATTACGTGTAATAAAACAATGACCCATCAATCGAATTTTAACAATGTGCTTCTGCGATTTCGAAAGGCACTcaatttgtttctctctagGGTTTATCAAATGTAGGTGACACGAAACACAAAGCGAAATGATAGAGACGAAGAAAGATAGAGACTTTACCGGAGAAAATGTCCTTATTGATCGCAGGGGAGATTATAGAGCGGTGGAGACAGAAGGAGTCGCGGCTGCGTAGAAGAGACAGACAGACAGACTCGAGTGTTGAAAAGACAGAACAGAGAATAAGATCTTGGTCGCTGCATAATTCAGGTTTCTCAATTtaaccaaacccaaaaccgaaccaaaccgaaccatCTCGGTTCAATTTGATTCAGATGTCAACACCTGTTTACATAAGGTTCTCATAAATGATGGAAAAAAATGAGTAGAAATtctcaattgtttttgtaagaaatactattaagaagataataagatttatataaaaaaaaatttaaagtaataaGCTCTTCCCAGCATACAAATGATACAAATCTCatagtatatataaagttgATTTATTGGTTTGTTACATAACAGCCTTGTGTAGTATACAAAGAATgataaatgttattttttgaTACCCACTTACCAAAGAATAGAGAGAGGTGTGTAATATAAAATTGGCAGGAACGTTTTATATTAAAGGGTTAAGGATTTTCTGACTTGTAAGATCCAAAGTGCAAATTGCATTACCCAAAGCCTTGCTTCAACAGAGAACCCTTCAAACCATACCTTCAGCCATTTCATCAACGATTTCTTTTCAGCTCTCTTTGCCTCTAAAACCGCTTGGGAAGATACTTTCCCGATGATCAAGAACGACTCGAGAGACGATCCTTGCATTAGCTCATTGTTAACTGACCGGAGACAGTCGTTTGTTTTCAGCATCAGAAGGATCACGCGTGGCAATCTCCTGAGAAGCTCTGAGATTTCGGAGAAGTACTGTGATGCATACATCTGTAGCTCTGATACATCTTCTTTGTTGCCTTGGATGACTAAATGATCCACAGATGTGTCGATGACTTGCTTCCATGGTCTCATTGTAAGTATCCCGGCGAATAGGACGTATAGATCATCTCCAGCGCCTAATTTCTCACTGTGTTCTTTAATGGCTTTAGCATCCGAAAAGACCAATGCTTTCCACAGTGAAGCATAGTTGAATCTTGTGTTGAAGTCAAGCTCCTTGTACAAGCCATGGTCAAGAATCACTAATTGCGGTTTTCTCTTGCCATATATGTTCCTCTTACCAGAAGGATCTGGACGAACAATCAAATTGGCAGCGTGTGGGTCACAGTGCACAAACCCATGTTTAAACATCATTTCTGCAAATGTTTGACTCACCTGcaagaaaagagtttaaagCATATcaaagtttgtttcttcataGTAGTCTACAAGGTATTATAAAGATAAGTCTTTGAAATTACCAAACTCTTACTTGAACGGCAACTACTATTTAGCTAAATTCAAGAAATGCATGATATTTTAAGGAACATAGATGAAAGAGCTTACGAGCTTTGATACTTCATAGGGCTGAATCCCAAGCTTTCTGATCTTATCAACATCGTTCACTTGAGCACCATCCATGAACTCCATTGTCAACAACTTAGAGGTACTCAAATTCCAATAGATTGTTGGCGCATAAACATACTCTGCAATATGGGGAGACAGCTTCCTAAAATTATCCAGAcatttctcattgtttttcGCCTCAACCAAAAAATCTAGTTCCTGATGAAAAttacattaataaaaacaagagcaattaaaatatcaaaccaGTGACAGCAAAAGCTCAATGGCGACCATACAAAAATGCTTCAGAACAGAAACCTTAATATTCAGATAAACATATACAAGACTGAAGACTGTATAAACCTATTAAAGAAAATCTTCAtatgttatgacttatgaatCAACTAAAGACACCAACCTTTGGTAAGCTTTCACTCATTTCGTCGAGCAACCACCTGCATACATGAGCCGGTATAAGCTATTTGCTAGAGGCTCACACAATATGAATTGTCtacagaaaaagagaaagtggCTGCACCTATAGTCAAATGATGGGAATATTCGGTGCAAGGTATTCACTAAAACTCCAACAGCTGCAGTGTCCGCAGCTGCAGTGTCTGTCATGTGCGCATGTTGAACCTgcagaaaaaagatttaagaacATAATAGAATAAATACAAACTTACTCTTAACAAGTCCAAGATCTTTAATTATCCGCAACATATAAAGTAAACGAGTACCTTGACAGCAACCTTTTTTCCATCATGAGTGCGAGCAACATGAACTTGAGCAAGGGAAGCACTTGCAATTGGAACAGGGTCAAATTCAGCAAATACCTGCAGATCAAATACGATAGCCAAGTGAGATGCAATCATAACTCAAGCGTTTAAAACTCTGGTTATATACATGAAGACAGGAACGTAAAATAGAACATACTTGGTCTGGCATCTCTCCAACCTCTTTCTTAAAAACCTCACATACTTGCTCATATGAAGAAATAGGGCATTTGTTCAACATGGACTCCCTCATAGTACGAACATACTCTTCAGGCACAAGATATTCcttgaaacaagaaaaccgTAAAACCCGTTGGTTTTCTTAACATAACATAATCATTATTACAACTTGAGACATTCAATGCtacagaaagaagaaaaagctttaCATACTAGTTGTCCTATATGTTGGCCGAGTTTGATATAGATTCCtccatttttaaaacagagCTCTTGAAGCTTTTGAGCTGACCTTAGGTGGACTTCATGTTTGACCTTAGCTCTCTCACTGCTTCCCTCAGCCAAACCCAACAACGAGTACTCATAATCTAACACAACACAaaccacaaaaatatatattgattcaACTATGCAAATCCCAATTGTCAGAAATTGAAAACGATTAATGTTTAATTCCACAAACTTAAAGCTTTCCAATAAGATTAGTGCAAAGCCAGTCTCATTAATCAAAGCACAGAACCAAATCAATTGAAAAAGGTGAAATTTAGGCATTGAAGCGAAACAAATCATGTAAAGTATTATCCTTTAATGGTTTAGTTTCCGTACCGAAAGCAATAGAGGCGGCGGTAACGGTATTGCGGTAGAGACGAACGGGGATGGAGGTGCAAAGCTTGAGGGTTGTTGATGGGTCATCGGAGGAAGCAATGAAGGCGGCGCCGGAACCACCGCATAAGGCGGTACCAACAACGAGGAGCTTCGTACGGGTTCTCCATAGGGATCGTGCCGCCATTGAGGAAGCACGTAATGAACGCACGCCTCAGCAGATCGGAGGAGAAATAGAAAGCGAGCGAGCGAAAACAAGTGGTTTATTCCGACAAGGCTAAATTTGCGTTCAATTTGTTCGGAAGATGCGGATTCGGATCTTGTTTGATGTGGGCCTTACTTATTGGGCTTGTAATGGGTCTGGCGTTGGACTATTCTTTGAAAACTACGAGTGTGTGTATTTACGAATTATGAATTCATAGAGTTAGgctaaattactaattatgatTTTGGTGTGGTTTTAACAATTGTTTCAGGATAAACAGttttaaacatgaaaataaagataaaatttgaattttttgtttctttttctaattatttttgatatttatacaTTGCTAGTTATACATTACATTTGTCTAATATCacatatattaacaaaagatgtaatatataattagaaatgattgtgagaaaaatggagattattgtattttgataaaatattctctcttttctagttattttgatataaaactCGTAATATAGCctcaatatttttctaatataaacAATTCTAGCAATAAtgtaatatcaaatttattttattttttgacaaatgtaaaatatttttgtgaggttttaggtttataaTTGTGCCACTATTTTGGTGGAGTATAATCAAAGGAGAAAGCTTTATAAGCGACGAGTGCATGTTTTTGGTGAGCTGATATGTCTTGACTCTTGACTTGAGAAGTTTCTTCAACTTCCGGTCAGTTTCGTAGGCCTATAAACTCTTGACTTTCAGCTCCTCCCTCTTTATTTTGGATGGTCCTACTCTAATTATTGATATGCAAATCTGACCGTTGCTatcacaagaaacaaaacaagcaaagAGACACATATTTGTTGTTCGGTTAATTAATTCTCATCATCGGAGTTTGGTGACAAtttgtaattatatattcCAGGTAAGAATAATCTGTCACTAAATCTAATTTAGAATGTTCAGCtggaaaacaacaaaaacgaaataagTTTGGAAAAATTCTATTAGAACATATCCTGATTTCCGAAATTTCCTAAGGTTTTGCTTAACAgtcaatatatacatatatcattcCATTTACGAGACAAATTGTAAATGATCAACAATTGACTAGTACATACACTCACGCAAAGATATACGCGTACAAAGTAAAGAGTTACGActtttttattagtttgtttGTGTAATAACTTGGCAATGCTTTCTTTATAACAAACAAGTAAATTAAATTCCTATCGAATGTTTTGAAAagtttgataagaaaaggCAATCATTTCCTATCTTTATATTTGGTAGCATTAGACgagaaaacaatgaaagatcacaatcaaacacaaaatagttattaaaaaaattggatacGATAGTTCACTGTTTCTTTTAGtacaatgaaacaaaaaaaaaataaaaaaaaataacaccGTAAGATATAAGTTAGGGTAACAAACGGCATGCATGTGGTCACATGGCTGAAATCGGTCGGTTCCTCCATTCCCGTATATGTTTGTGTTAACGAATAAACGAGTCTCGGTTCATTTCTTCGGCGGGAGAGGATGGGTCTAACATTATTTTACTAGtaacaatttaataaaacgataaacatatattgtgatgattttaaaatattccaatccattatatattatatacaaatgaaatcaagaaagaaagaaaaaatgttccAATTATCGAGTTTTGTTTATGCTTCACGTTATTTAGGTTTTACCGTTATTACACGGAGGCTGAAATCTGAAGACTCCGAacactattttgttttaatttaatacaCCAGTCAAAGGATTCAAAGAGCTGGAAGTTTctctcaacatttttttttctagaatgtttcagtttccaattactatttaagatttttcagttggctaatttttattttattttagtgtgaatgagagaaataaataattttacaaaaaaaattattaagaaagtaatacaaataaaaattcaaatatgaaTAGCCTCATTTTTGTGTGATTATGATTAACATTACATGTATCCTTAA
It encodes the following:
- the ELF4 gene encoding EARLY FLOWERING-like protein (DUF1313) (EARLY FLOWERING 4 (ELF4); FUNCTIONS IN: molecular_function unknown; INVOLVED IN: in 7 processes; LOCATED IN: nucleus; EXPRESSED IN: 22 plant structures; EXPRESSED DURING: 12 growth stages; CONTAINS InterPro DOMAIN/s: Protein of unknown function DUF1313 (InterPro:IPR009741); BEST Arabidopsis thaliana protein match is: ELF4-like 1 (TAIR:AT2G29950.1); Has 150 Blast hits to 149 proteins in 35 species: Archae - 0; Bacteria - 3; Metazoa - 0; Fungi - 0; Plants - 146; Viruses - 0; Other Eukaryotes - 1 (source: NCBI BLink).); this encodes MKRNGETKRRRNVAEEAEQGEDPAMWENLDRNFRQVQSVLDRNRSLIQQVNDNHQSRMADNMSKNVALIQELNGNISKVVNMYSDLNTSFSSGFHGGKNGHDGGGAAGTRA
- a CDS encoding uncharacterized protein (unknown protein; Has 35333 Blast hits to 34131 proteins in 2444 species: Archae - 798; Bacteria - 22429; Metazoa - 974; Fungi - 991; Plants - 531; Viruses - 0; Other Eukaryotes - 9610 (source: NCBI BLink).), which encodes MEESDAVPKPVVVDPPLYDEASPSASQRRPVVIAADAAPPAENHLIQRIQRALVELRELRNQFNAILRELEFEVGEEEEQAESSVEDPEDSDS
- the ATH9 gene encoding ABC2 homolog 9 (ABC2 homolog 9 (ATH9); CONTAINS InterPro DOMAIN/s: ABC-1 (InterPro:IPR004147), Protein kinase-like domain (InterPro:IPR011009); BEST Arabidopsis thaliana protein match is: Protein kinase superfamily protein (TAIR:AT1G65950.1); Has 9031 Blast hits to 8998 proteins in 1777 species: Archae - 124; Bacteria - 4320; Metazoa - 397; Fungi - 498; Plants - 701; Viruses - 9; Other Eukaryotes - 2982 (source: NCBI BLink).), translated to MAARSLWRTRTKLLVVGTALCGGSGAAFIASSDDPSTTLKLCTSIPVRLYRNTVTAASIAFDYEYSLLGLAEGSSERAKVKHEVHLRSAQKLQELCFKNGGIYIKLGQHIGQLEYLVPEEYVRTMRESMLNKCPISSYEQVCEVFKKEVGEMPDQVFAEFDPVPIASASLAQVHVARTHDGKKVAVKVQHAHMTDTAAADTAAVGVLVNTLHRIFPSFDYRWLLDEMSESLPKELDFLVEAKNNEKCLDNFRKLSPHIAEYVYAPTIYWNLSTSKLLTMEFMDGAQVNDVDKIRKLGIQPYEVSKLVSQTFAEMMFKHGFVHCDPHAANLIVRPDPSGKRNIYGKRKPQLVILDHGLYKELDFNTRFNYASLWKALVFSDAKAIKEHSEKLGAGDDLYVLFAGILTMRPWKQVIDTSVDHLVIQGNKEDVSELQMYASQYFSEISELLRRLPRVILLMLKTNDCLRSVNNELMQGSSLESFLIIGKVSSQAVLEAKRAEKKSLMKWLKVWFEGFSVEARLWVMQFALWILQVRKSLTL